A region of Arabidopsis thaliana chromosome 5, partial sequence DNA encodes the following proteins:
- a CDS encoding Tetratricopeptide repeat (TPR)-like superfamily protein (Tetratricopeptide repeat (TPR)-like superfamily protein; INVOLVED IN: biological_process unknown; LOCATED IN: endomembrane system; EXPRESSED IN: 22 plant structures; EXPRESSED DURING: 13 growth stages.), with the protein MVEPVNSSLGKMLLEEISPVVMVLCTPLVEDTFLRNGLSFVETLKPFCNFSNIDVPVRTSSDQLYRLKKFTLRLFYASDIKQPNVEVAKQRLERVITQAGEKDFQDLKSDPPQITDILSNPESEIAPSWFRYYNKELIRTLSFSDHEAFDHPVACLLVVSSKDEEPIKKFVDLFNSNRLPTDGTMDPNILKHYLLVHDNQDATTERTSKVLSEMRSQFGNNECNLLCTNSSKEGNVEHQANPWASFKSSVSADKLGCALTGDDIVEIKDLMQEFASRHIIPYMEQKVRELNQQISATRKGLKNQFKNFLWRKGKDDNPDATKGSMYTYSSTESQIRILGDYAFMLHDYELALSSYRLIYTDYNIDKAWKHYAGVQEMRGLAYFISDQPKKDSECMENAFSTYMKLGKSGFQNATRCGLWWAEMLKARDQHKEAASVYFRICGEEPLHAAVMLEQASYCFMLTKPAMLHKYGFHLVLSGDHYKNCNQVNHAIRTYKSAISVYKSTTWSHIKDHLYFHIGQWYAIVGMHDVAVRNMLKVLDCGYQSKATQEIFLRDFFDIVKKTGMKHEVVGLQLPILNMSSLQVIYEDHRTYASQASALVEESIWQSLEDDIIPSLNSGKSNWLELQSKLLPKKYKESNVCVAGESVKLDLEFRNPLLISTSITSVSLICELTANSDDLKLDNEPSGSSLSPEISTEHNQVTTSGFSSFTLSEVDFTLGGGEKKLVRLTVTPSEEGILKIVGVRWELSGSIVGVHYFQSVSVKAKTARGRRKNKLTPTDALKFLVIKSLPRLEGSIDHLPEKLYAGDLRYLVLELRNKSESPTKNLKMKISHPRFVSPGNHEEELTTEFPDCLKKGDEHNIVQRESNRTSSVFAFPKDVSLQGDRSLRWPLWLRAAIPGTISLYFTIYYEMENVSSMKYRTLRMHYNLQVLPSLQTSFKVTPSPSRLQEFLVRMDIVNRAKSDCFQIHQLSTVGCRWGISLLQPVDTILPSKFLLAGQALSCFFMIKDCRKSGTEDEETTSLPPSQTDVKLYTQDDDEKLFDIVSSPLASFHESERSCQGPSVQVSPNTVDFILISRLAKSSSPSAVPDLPKILSHHSCHNSIRSSSPISWSLDGPQTIHHDFSTSLCEIKLKMVIRNTSDGISSVTINTNDFLPDAAATTSSSGNQSGWRYVPTITEEMKLTSDVMGSRLGKPPSSMESSPPFIWSGLSSTKIQIQPLSTTEIPLQISVFSPGIYDLSSYELNWELSEHESATSSGTCQGYPYYLTVLQSE; encoded by the exons ATGGTGGAGCCGGTGAACTCTTCGCTTGGGAAAATGCTATTGGAGGAAATTAGTCCAGTGGTCATGGTTCTATGTACGCCTCTTGTTGAAGATACTTTCCTCAGGAATGGCTTATCCTTTGTGGAAACGCTCAAGCCATTCTGCAACTTTAGTAACATCGATG TGCCTGTTCGGACATCGAGCGATCAGCTGTATCGGCTAAAGAAGTTTACATTAAGATTGTTTTATGCCTCCGATATAAAGCAACCAAACGTAGAG GTTGCTAAGCAACGGCTAGAACGTGTTATTACTCAAGCTGGGGAGAAGGATTTTCAGGATTTGAAATCTGACCCTCCTCAAATTACTGATATACTCTCTA ATCCAGAGTCTGAAATTGCACCCTCATGGTTTCGGTATTACAATAAAGAACTTATACGTACATTGTCGTTTTCAGACCACGAAGCTTTCGATCATCCTGTGGCAT GTCTATTGGTCGTTTCatcaaaagatgaagaacctataaaaaaatttgtagatCTTTTCAACTCCAATAGATTACCTACTGATGGTACAATGGACCCAAACATTTTGAAGCATTACTTGTTGGTGCATGACAATCAAGATGCAACAACAGAGAG AACGTCTAAAGTTCTGTCAGAGATGAGAAGTCAATTTGGAAATAATGAATGCAACTTACTTTGCACTAATTCATCTAAAGAGGGGAACGTGGAACATCAGGCTAATCCCTGGGCTTCATTT aaatcAAGTGTTTCGGCCGACAAACTTGGATGTGCTCTCACTGGTGATGATATTGTGGAG ATCAAAGATCTGATGCAAGAGTTTGCTTCAAGGCATATAATTCCTTACATGGAGCAGAAAGTTCGAGAACTTAATCAACAG ATTTCTGCAACAAGGAAAGGtcttaaaaatcaatttaaaaactttttgtggagaaaaggaaaagacgATAATCCGGATGCCACCAAAGGTTCTAT GTATACATATAGCTCGACCGAATCTCAAATTAGAATTTTGGGTGACTACGCCTTCATGTTGCATGATTATGAACTTGCATTGTCAAGCTATCGGTTAATATATACAGACTATAATATCGATAAAGCTTGGAAACACTATGCTGGTGTTCAG GAAATGAGGGGACTTGCATATTTCATCTCAGACCAGCCAAAAAAGGATTCTGAGTGCATGGAAAATGCATTCAGCACTTATATG AAACTTGGGAAGTCTGGCTTCCAAAATGCTACGAGATGTGGGCTTTGGTGGGCAGAGATGCTAAAGGCTAGAGATCAGCACAAAGAAGCTGCTTCGGTTTACTTCCGCATATGTGGAGAG GAACCCTTGCACGCTGCAGTCATGTTGGAGCAAGCTTCTTACTGTTTCATGTTAACCAAGCCAGCGATGTTACACAAGTATGGATTTCATCTAGTTCTCTCAGGAGACCACTATAAAAACTGTAATCAG GTTAACCATGCAATTCGTACATACAAAAGTGCAATCTCTGTTTATAAATCAACTACATGGAGCCATATCAAAgatcatttatattttcatattggACA GTGGTATGCAATTGTTGGGATGCATGATGTTGCAGTTAGAAACATGCTCAAAGTATTGGACTGTGGCTACCAATCCAAGGCAACCCAAGAGATTTTTCTCAGGGACTTTTTCGACATTGTTAAG aaaactgGAATGAAGCATGAGGTGGTGGGACTTCAACTACCAATTCTTAATATGTCGTCTCTTCAAGTTATATATGAAGACCATCGCACTTATGCATCTCAAGCTTCT GCTCTTGTAGAAGAGAGCATCTGGCAATCACTGGAGGATGATATCATCCCATCATTAAATTCTGGCAAGTCAAACTGGCTGGAATTACAGTCAAAGCTTCTGCCAAAGAAATACAAGGAATCAAATGTTTGTGTCGCTGGAG AGTCGGTGAAATTGGATCTGGAGTTTAGGAATCCATTGCTAATCTCTACTTCCATAACAAGTGTGTCTCTTATCTGTGAACTTACCGCAAATTCTGACGACCTAAAATTAG ATAATGAGCCAAGTGGCTCAAGCTTGAGTCCTGAGATTTCCACAGAACATAATCA GGTTACAACCtctggtttttcttctttcactttgtCTGAAGTGGACTTCACATTAGGTGGAGGCGAGAAAAAATTG gtGAGACTCACTGTTACCCCCAGTGAAGAAGGTATCCTCAAAATTGTCGGTGTAAGGTGGGAGTTGTCTGGTTCCATCGTAGGTGTGCATTACTTCCAATCTGTGTCTGTCAAGGCAAAAACTgcgagaggaagaaggaaaaacaaacttaCACCCACTGATGCCTTGAAATTTTTAGTCATCAAG AGTCTACCCAGGCTTGAGGGTTCAATTGATCATCTGCCTGAGAAATTGTATGCTGGAGATTTACGTTATCTTGTTTTAGAGTTAAGAAATAAGTCAGAATCCCCAACAAAg AATCTTAAAATGAAGATTAGCCATCCAAGATTTGTAAGTCCTGGAAATCATGAAGAAGAGCTGACAACCGAATTTCCAGATTGCTTAAAGAAGGGCGATGAACATAATATTGTTCAGCGTGAAAGTAATAGAACAAGTAGTGTATTTGCATTTCCAAAG GATGTATCACTGCAAGGAGACAGATCATTAAGGTGGCCTCTTTGGCTTCGAGCTGCCATCCCAGGAACAATATCTTTGTATTTTACGATATACTATGAAATGGAAAATGTATCAAGCATGAAATACCGCACCCTAAGGATGCATTATAATTTGCAG GTTTTACCGTCTCTACAGACCTCGTTCAAAGTCACCCCATCTCCATCAAGATTGCAAGAATTTCTTGTGCGTATGGATATCGTGAACCGTGCGAAGTCAGATTGTTTCCAAATTCACCAGTTGTCAACAGTTGGGTGCCGGTGGGGTATCTCATTGCTTCAGCCTGTTGATACAATCTTACCTTCCAAATTTCTACTCGCTGGGCAAGCTTTATCTTGTTTCTTCATGATAAAG GATTGCAGAAAATCCGGGACTGAAGACGAGGAAACCACGTCCCTTCCTCCCAGCCAAACTGATGTAAAATTGTATACTCAGGATGACGATGAAAAGCTTTTCGATATCGTTAGCTCACCTTTAGCAAGCTTCCATGAAAGTGAAAGGTCATGTCAGGGACCCTCGGTTCAG GTAAGTCCAAATACTGTTGACTTCATCCTAATCTCTCGCCTGGCGAAAAGCAGCAGTCCATCAGCAGTTCCCGATTTACCAAAGATTTTGTCTCACCATTCATGTCATAACAG TATCAGAAGCTCGAGCCCGATCTCGTGGTCACTAGACGGTCCCCAAACCATACACCACGACTTTTCGACCTCCTTGTGtgaaataaaactaaagaTGGTAATCAGAAACACATCTGATGGAATATCATCTGTGACCATCAACACGAATGATTTTCTACCAGACGCAGCAGCAACTACTTCTTCCTCTGGAAACCAATCCGGGTGGCGCTACGTGCCAACCATCACAGAGGAAATGAAACTAACTTCAGATGTGATGGGAAGCCGTCTGGGAAAACCGCCATCTTCCATGGAAAGCTCACCTCCTTTCATATGGTCAGGTTTAAGTTCCACAAAGATCCAAATCCAGCCATTATCCACAACCGAAATACCGCTGCAGATATCAGTTTTCTCTCCAGGTATCTACGATCTGTCTTCATATGAACTTAACTGGGAGCTATCTGAGCATGAAAGTGCAACATCATCAGGGACATGCCAAGGTTATCCTTATTACCTTACTGTTCTTCAGTCTGAGTGA
- a CDS encoding Tetratricopeptide repeat (TPR)-like superfamily protein (Tetratricopeptide repeat (TPR)-like superfamily protein; INVOLVED IN: biological_process unknown; LOCATED IN: endomembrane system; EXPRESSED IN: 23 plant structures; EXPRESSED DURING: 13 growth stages; Has 1807 Blast hits to 1807 proteins in 277 species: Archae - 0; Bacteria - 0; Metazoa - 736; Fungi - 347; Plants - 385; Viruses - 0; Other Eukaryotes - 339 (source: NCBI BLink).) has product MVEPVNSSLGKMLLEEISPVVMVLCTPLVEDTFLRNGLSFVETLKPFCNFSNIDVPVRTSSDQLYRLKKFTLRLFYASDIKQPNVEVAKQRLERVITQAGEKDFQDLKSDPPQITDILSNPESEIAPSWFRYYNKELIRTLSFSDHEAFDHPVACLLVVSSKDEEPIKKFVDLFNSNRLPTDGTMDPNILKHYLLVHDNQDATTERTSKVLSEMRSQFGNNECNLLCTNSSKEGNVEHQANPWASFKSSVSADKLGCALTGDDIVEIKDLMQEFASRHIIPYMEQKVRELNQQISATRKGLKNQFKNFLWRKGKDDNPDATKGSMYTYSSTESQIRILGDYAFMLHDYELALSSYRLIYTDYNIDKAWKHYAGVQEMRGLAYFISDQPKKDSECMENAFSTYMKLGKSGFQNATRCGLWWAEMLKARDQHKEAASVYFRICGEEPLHAAVMLEQASYCFMLTKPAMLHKYGFHLVLSGDHYKNCNQVNHAIRTYKSAISVYKSTTWSHIKDHLYFHIGQWYAIVGMHDVAVRNMLKVLDCGYQSKATQEIFLRDFFDIVKKTGMKHEVVGLQLPILNMSSLQVIYEDHRTYASQASALVEESIWQSLEDDIIPSLNSGKSNWLELQSKLLPKKYKESNVCVAGESVKLDLEFRNPLLISTSITSVSLICELTANSDDLKLVDNEPSGSSLSPEISTEHNQVTTSGFSSFTLSEVDFTLGGGEKKLVRLTVTPSEEGILKIVGVRWELSGSIVGVHYFQSVSVKAKTARGRRKNKLTPTDALKFLVIKSLPRLEGSIDHLPEKLYAGDLRYLVLELRNKSESPTKNLKMKISHPRFVSPGNHEEELTTEFPDCLKKGDEHNIVQRESNRTSSVFAFPKDVSLQGDRSLRWPLWLRAAIPGTISLYFTIYYEMENVSSMKYRTLRMHYNLQVLPSLQTSFKVTPSPSRLQEFLVRMDIVNRAKSDCFQIHQLSTVGCRWGISLLQPVDTILPSKFLLAGQALSCFFMIKDCRKSGTEDEETTSLPPSQTDVKLYTQDDDEKLFDIVSSPLASFHESERSCQGPSVQVSPNTVDFILISRLAKSSSPSAVPDLPKILSHHSCHNSIRSSSPISWSLDGPQTIHHDFSTSLCEIKLKMVIRNTSDGISSVTINTNDFLPDAAATTSSSGNQSGWRYVPTITEEMKLTSDVMGSRLGKPPSSMESSPPFIWSGLSSTKIQIQPLSTTEIPLQISVFSPGIYDLSSYELNWELSEHESATSSGTCQGYPYYLTVLQSE; this is encoded by the exons ATGGTGGAGCCGGTGAACTCTTCGCTTGGGAAAATGCTATTGGAGGAAATTAGTCCAGTGGTCATGGTTCTATGTACGCCTCTTGTTGAAGATACTTTCCTCAGGAATGGCTTATCCTTTGTGGAAACGCTCAAGCCATTCTGCAACTTTAGTAACATCGATG TGCCTGTTCGGACATCGAGCGATCAGCTGTATCGGCTAAAGAAGTTTACATTAAGATTGTTTTATGCCTCCGATATAAAGCAACCAAACGTAGAG GTTGCTAAGCAACGGCTAGAACGTGTTATTACTCAAGCTGGGGAGAAGGATTTTCAGGATTTGAAATCTGACCCTCCTCAAATTACTGATATACTCTCTA ATCCAGAGTCTGAAATTGCACCCTCATGGTTTCGGTATTACAATAAAGAACTTATACGTACATTGTCGTTTTCAGACCACGAAGCTTTCGATCATCCTGTGGCAT GTCTATTGGTCGTTTCatcaaaagatgaagaacctataaaaaaatttgtagatCTTTTCAACTCCAATAGATTACCTACTGATGGTACAATGGACCCAAACATTTTGAAGCATTACTTGTTGGTGCATGACAATCAAGATGCAACAACAGAGAG AACGTCTAAAGTTCTGTCAGAGATGAGAAGTCAATTTGGAAATAATGAATGCAACTTACTTTGCACTAATTCATCTAAAGAGGGGAACGTGGAACATCAGGCTAATCCCTGGGCTTCATTT aaatcAAGTGTTTCGGCCGACAAACTTGGATGTGCTCTCACTGGTGATGATATTGTGGAG ATCAAAGATCTGATGCAAGAGTTTGCTTCAAGGCATATAATTCCTTACATGGAGCAGAAAGTTCGAGAACTTAATCAACAG ATTTCTGCAACAAGGAAAGGtcttaaaaatcaatttaaaaactttttgtggagaaaaggaaaagacgATAATCCGGATGCCACCAAAGGTTCTAT GTATACATATAGCTCGACCGAATCTCAAATTAGAATTTTGGGTGACTACGCCTTCATGTTGCATGATTATGAACTTGCATTGTCAAGCTATCGGTTAATATATACAGACTATAATATCGATAAAGCTTGGAAACACTATGCTGGTGTTCAG GAAATGAGGGGACTTGCATATTTCATCTCAGACCAGCCAAAAAAGGATTCTGAGTGCATGGAAAATGCATTCAGCACTTATATG AAACTTGGGAAGTCTGGCTTCCAAAATGCTACGAGATGTGGGCTTTGGTGGGCAGAGATGCTAAAGGCTAGAGATCAGCACAAAGAAGCTGCTTCGGTTTACTTCCGCATATGTGGAGAG GAACCCTTGCACGCTGCAGTCATGTTGGAGCAAGCTTCTTACTGTTTCATGTTAACCAAGCCAGCGATGTTACACAAGTATGGATTTCATCTAGTTCTCTCAGGAGACCACTATAAAAACTGTAATCAG GTTAACCATGCAATTCGTACATACAAAAGTGCAATCTCTGTTTATAAATCAACTACATGGAGCCATATCAAAgatcatttatattttcatattggACA GTGGTATGCAATTGTTGGGATGCATGATGTTGCAGTTAGAAACATGCTCAAAGTATTGGACTGTGGCTACCAATCCAAGGCAACCCAAGAGATTTTTCTCAGGGACTTTTTCGACATTGTTAAG aaaactgGAATGAAGCATGAGGTGGTGGGACTTCAACTACCAATTCTTAATATGTCGTCTCTTCAAGTTATATATGAAGACCATCGCACTTATGCATCTCAAGCTTCT GCTCTTGTAGAAGAGAGCATCTGGCAATCACTGGAGGATGATATCATCCCATCATTAAATTCTGGCAAGTCAAACTGGCTGGAATTACAGTCAAAGCTTCTGCCAAAGAAATACAAGGAATCAAATGTTTGTGTCGCTGGAG AGTCGGTGAAATTGGATCTGGAGTTTAGGAATCCATTGCTAATCTCTACTTCCATAACAAGTGTGTCTCTTATCTGTGAACTTACCGCAAATTCTGACGACCTAAAATTAG TAGATAATGAGCCAAGTGGCTCAAGCTTGAGTCCTGAGATTTCCACAGAACATAATCA GGTTACAACCtctggtttttcttctttcactttgtCTGAAGTGGACTTCACATTAGGTGGAGGCGAGAAAAAATTG gtGAGACTCACTGTTACCCCCAGTGAAGAAGGTATCCTCAAAATTGTCGGTGTAAGGTGGGAGTTGTCTGGTTCCATCGTAGGTGTGCATTACTTCCAATCTGTGTCTGTCAAGGCAAAAACTgcgagaggaagaaggaaaaacaaacttaCACCCACTGATGCCTTGAAATTTTTAGTCATCAAG AGTCTACCCAGGCTTGAGGGTTCAATTGATCATCTGCCTGAGAAATTGTATGCTGGAGATTTACGTTATCTTGTTTTAGAGTTAAGAAATAAGTCAGAATCCCCAACAAAg AATCTTAAAATGAAGATTAGCCATCCAAGATTTGTAAGTCCTGGAAATCATGAAGAAGAGCTGACAACCGAATTTCCAGATTGCTTAAAGAAGGGCGATGAACATAATATTGTTCAGCGTGAAAGTAATAGAACAAGTAGTGTATTTGCATTTCCAAAG GATGTATCACTGCAAGGAGACAGATCATTAAGGTGGCCTCTTTGGCTTCGAGCTGCCATCCCAGGAACAATATCTTTGTATTTTACGATATACTATGAAATGGAAAATGTATCAAGCATGAAATACCGCACCCTAAGGATGCATTATAATTTGCAG GTTTTACCGTCTCTACAGACCTCGTTCAAAGTCACCCCATCTCCATCAAGATTGCAAGAATTTCTTGTGCGTATGGATATCGTGAACCGTGCGAAGTCAGATTGTTTCCAAATTCACCAGTTGTCAACAGTTGGGTGCCGGTGGGGTATCTCATTGCTTCAGCCTGTTGATACAATCTTACCTTCCAAATTTCTACTCGCTGGGCAAGCTTTATCTTGTTTCTTCATGATAAAG GATTGCAGAAAATCCGGGACTGAAGACGAGGAAACCACGTCCCTTCCTCCCAGCCAAACTGATGTAAAATTGTATACTCAGGATGACGATGAAAAGCTTTTCGATATCGTTAGCTCACCTTTAGCAAGCTTCCATGAAAGTGAAAGGTCATGTCAGGGACCCTCGGTTCAG GTAAGTCCAAATACTGTTGACTTCATCCTAATCTCTCGCCTGGCGAAAAGCAGCAGTCCATCAGCAGTTCCCGATTTACCAAAGATTTTGTCTCACCATTCATGTCATAACAG TATCAGAAGCTCGAGCCCGATCTCGTGGTCACTAGACGGTCCCCAAACCATACACCACGACTTTTCGACCTCCTTGTGtgaaataaaactaaagaTGGTAATCAGAAACACATCTGATGGAATATCATCTGTGACCATCAACACGAATGATTTTCTACCAGACGCAGCAGCAACTACTTCTTCCTCTGGAAACCAATCCGGGTGGCGCTACGTGCCAACCATCACAGAGGAAATGAAACTAACTTCAGATGTGATGGGAAGCCGTCTGGGAAAACCGCCATCTTCCATGGAAAGCTCACCTCCTTTCATATGGTCAGGTTTAAGTTCCACAAAGATCCAAATCCAGCCATTATCCACAACCGAAATACCGCTGCAGATATCAGTTTTCTCTCCAGGTATCTACGATCTGTCTTCATATGAACTTAACTGGGAGCTATCTGAGCATGAAAGTGCAACATCATCAGGGACATGCCAAGGTTATCCTTATTACCTTACTGTTCTTCAGTCTGAGTGA
- a CDS encoding F-box family protein (F-box family protein; CONTAINS InterPro DOMAIN/s: F-box domain, cyclin-like (InterPro:IPR001810), F-box domain, Skp2-like (InterPro:IPR022364); BEST Arabidopsis thaliana protein match is: F-box and associated interaction domains-containing protein (TAIR:AT1G11270.3); Has 30201 Blast hits to 17322 proteins in 780 species: Archae - 12; Bacteria - 1396; Metazoa - 17338; Fungi - 3422; Plants - 5037; Viruses - 0; Other Eukaryotes - 2996 (source: NCBI BLink).): protein MRIESLLQHDVVERILERLAVNSLPRFKAVSKQWKSTIESQFFQGKHLTHRQQSGDPVVLMVTVYNDDSPHVGSLLLGSRRTRNPTTLII, encoded by the coding sequence ATGAGGATTGAATCGCTGCTGCAACATGATGTAGTAGAGCGAATCCTGGAGAGACTTGCGGTGAATTCTCTGCCTCGATTCAAGGCTGTATCGAAGCAATGGAAATCAACAATTGAATCCCAATTCTTCCAAGGAAAACACTTGACGCATCGTCAGCAATCAGGAGATCCAGTTGTTCTCATGGTGACCGTATATAATGACGACTCCCCGCACGTGGGATCCCTACTCCTTGGGAGCAGAAGGACAAGGAACCCTACTACATTGATCATATAA
- the VAT1 gene encoding VALINE-TOLERANT 1 (VALINE-TOLERANT 1 (VAT1); FUNCTIONS IN: acetolactate synthase activity, amino acid binding; INVOLVED IN: branched chain family amino acid biosynthetic process; EXPRESSED IN: 22 plant structures; EXPRESSED DURING: 13 growth stages; CONTAINS InterPro DOMAIN/s: Acetolactate synthase, small subunit (InterPro:IPR004789), Amino acid-binding ACT (InterPro:IPR002912), Acetolactate synthase, small subunit, C-terminal (InterPro:IPR019455); BEST Arabidopsis thaliana protein match is: ACT domain-containing small subunit of acetolactate synthase protein (TAIR:AT2G31810.1); Has 12638 Blast hits to 6503 proteins in 1982 species: Archae - 228; Bacteria - 7917; Metazoa - 4; Fungi - 260; Plants - 116; Viruses - 0; Other Eukaryotes - 4113 (source: NCBI BLink).) — MAATTTATSLFSSRLHFQNQNQGYGFPAKTPNSLQVNQIIDGRKMRNATVLSAASTDKAITTAQSVAPTACDRVRRHTISVFVGDESGIINRIAGVFARRGYNIESLAVGLNEDKALFTIVVLGTDKVLQQVVEQLNKLVNVIKVEDLSKEPHVERELMLIKLNADPSTRSEIMWLVDIFRAKIVDTSEQSLTIEVTGDPGKMVALTTNLEKFGIKEIARTGKIALRREKMGETAPFWRFSAASYPHLVKESSHETVAEKTKLALTGNGNASSGGDVYPVEPYNDFKPVLDAHWGMVYDEDSSGLRSHTLSLLVANVPGVLNLITGAISRRGYNIQSLAVGPAEKEGLSRITTVIPGTDENIDKLVRQLQKLIDLQEIQNITHMPFAERELMLIKVAADTSARRDVLDIAQVFRAKAIDVSDHTITLEVTGDLRKMSALQTQLEAYGICEVARTGRVALVRESGVDSTYLRGYSLPL; from the exons ATGGCGGCGACGACGACTGCTACTTCATTATTCTCATCTCGTCTTCACTTCCAGAATCAGAATCAAGGTTATGGGTTTCCGGCGAAAACCCCCAACTCCCTGCAAGTAAATCAGATCATCGACGGGAGGAAGATGAGGAATGCCACTGTTCTCTCAGCTGCTTCCACTGATAAAGCCATCACCACTGCTCAATCTGTAGCTCCGACGGCTTGTGATAG AGTAAGGAGGCATACAATCTCGGTGTTTGTGGGCGATGAGAGCGGTATAATAAATAGAATTGCTGGAGTATTTGCTAGAAGGGGATACAATATTGAGTCCCTTGCCGTAGGATTGAATGAAGACAAGGCTCTGTTTACTATAGTTGTTCTTGGAACAGATAAAGTCTTGCAGCAAGTTGTAGAACAGCTTAACAAGCTCGTCAATGTCATCAAG GTGGAAGATCTCTCCAAGGAGCCCCATGTAGAACGTGAGTTAATGCTCATTAAACTTAACGCTGATCCAAGCACCCGCTCAGAG ATCATGTGGTTGGTGGATATCTTTAGAGCAAAAATCGTGGATACCTCAGAGCAATCTCTAACGATTGAG GTAACTGGAGACCCTGGAAAAATGGTTGCACTAACGACAAACTTAGAGAAGTTTGGAATAAAAGAAATTGCGAGAACAGGGAAG ATTGCTCTGAGACGGGAAAAGATGGGAGAAACCGCTCCGTTTTGGAGATTTTCAGCGGCATCATATCCACATCTTGTAAAGGAATCATCTCATGAGACTGTtgcagagaaaacaaaactagcaTTGACTGGAAATGGCAATGCATCATCCGGG GGTGACGTTTATCCAGTGGAACCCTATAACGATTTCAAACCGGTCCTTGACGCTCATTGGGGAATGGTCTACGATGAAGAT TCGAGCGGACTTCGGTCCCACACATTATCTTTACTTGTGGCCAACGTTCCCGGAGTTCTCAATCTAATAACTGGAGCTATCTCTAGAAGAGGTTATAACATCCAG AGTCTAGCTGTTGGTCCTGCTGAGAAAGAGGGCTTATCTCGGATTACAACAGTTATTCCCGGAACTGATgaaaatatagataaattgGTTAGGCAGCTCCAGAAGTTGATTGATCTTCAGGAG ATCCAAAATATAACGCACATGCCATTTGCGGAGCGAGAACTGATGCTCATCAAAGTAGCTGCTGATACTTCTGCAAGGAGAGATGTTTTAGATATTGCTCAAGTTTTCCGTGCTAAAGCCATTGATGTCTCTGATCATACTATCACCCTTGAG GTTACAGGGGATCTCAGAAAAATGTCTGCATTACAAACGCAGTTAGAGGCCTATGGAATCTGCgag GTGGCTCGGACAGGAAGAGTGGCATTGGTAAGAGAATCTGGAGTGGATTCGACTTATCTTCGTGGATACTCTCTTCCTTTGTAG